In Mastomys coucha isolate ucsf_1 unplaced genomic scaffold, UCSF_Mcou_1 pScaffold5, whole genome shotgun sequence, one genomic interval encodes:
- the Ftsj3 gene encoding pre-rRNA 2'-O-ribose RNA methyltransferase FTSJ3, which translates to MGKKGKVGKSRRDKFYHLAKETGYRSRSAFKLIQLNRRFQFLQKARALLDLCAAPGGWLQVAAKFMPISSLIVGVDLVPIKPLSNVVTLQEDITTERCRQALRKELKTWKVDVVLNDGAPNVGASWVHDAYSQAHLTLMALRLACDFLARGGCFITKVFRSRDYQPLLWIFQQLFHRVQATKPQASRHESAEIFVVCQGFLAPDKVDAKFFDPKFAFKEVEVQAKTVTELVTKKKPKAEGYAEGDLTLYHRTSVTDFLRAANPVDFLSKASEISIDDEELAQHPATTEDIRACCQDIKVLGRKELRSLLNWRTKLRRHVARKLKEQAKALDISLSSEEEEGDEEESVAETKQASEEEEEKEEEEQLNRTLAEMKAQEVAELKRKKKKLLREQRKQRERVELKMDLPGVSIADEGETGMFSLCTIRGQQLLEKVTQGDMNAADTFLSDLPRDDIYVSDAEDDDDDTSLESDLDPEELAGVRAHSDLKERKCLRFAQVDDNKEEEEGENPLLVPLEEKAVLQEEQASLWFSKDGFSGMEDDADEALEISQAQLLYKSRRKEQQPADPPPLSTNLKTEKKSSQCQNDVPKETEAVLGTEAVTDPGGEDRDNSSDSDSSSSEDEDSWKVSRGVKRSRGSKADEDGFEVVPIEDPGKYRILDPEGLALGAVIASSKKAKRDLIDNSFNRYAFNEEEGELPEWFVQEEKQHRICQLPIDKKEVEHYRKRWREINARPIKKVAEAKARKKRRMLKKLEQTKKKAEAVVNTVDISEREKVAQLRSLYKKAGLGKEKRQVTYVVAKKGVGRKVRRPAGVRGHFKVVDSRMKKDQRAQQRKEQKKKHKRK; encoded by the exons ATGGGCAAGAAAGGCAAAGTAGGCAAGAGCCGGCGGGACAAGTTCTATCACTTGGCCAAGGAGACCG GTTATCGTTCGCGCTCTGCCTTCAAACTGATCCAGCTCAATCGCCGATTTCAGTTCCTGCAGAAAGCCCGGGCCTTGCTGGATCTGTGTGCTGCCCCTGGAGGATG GCTGCAGGTAGCTGCCAAGTTTATGCCTATATCCAGTCTTATTGTAG GAGTGGACCTGGTTCCAATCAAGCCTCTCTCCAATGTGGTGACTCTCCAGGAAGATATCACAACAGAACGCTGTAGGCAG GCCCTGAGGAAGGAATTGAAGACCTGGAAAGTTGATGTGGTACTCAACGACGGGGCTCCCAATGTGGGGGCTAGCTGGGTCCATGATGCTTACTCACAAG CTCACTTAACTCTGATGGCTCTGCGTTTGGCTTGTGATTTTTTGGCCCGTGGTGGTTGTTTCATCACAAAAGTCTTCCGTTCCCGAGACTATCAGCCTCTGCTGTGGATCTTCCAGCAGCTGTTCCACCGTGTCCAGGCCACGAAACCTCAGGCCTCTCGCCATGAATCTGCAGAAATCTTTGTAGTCTGTCAAG GGTTCCTGGCTCCGGACAAGGTTGATGCTAAATTCTTCGATCCCAAGTTTGCCTTTAAGGAGGTTGAAGTTCAGGCTAAAACTGTTACTGAGTTGGTGACAAAGAAGAAGCCaaag GCTGAAGGCTATGCGGAAGGTGACCTCACTCTCTATCACCGAACCTCAGTTACGGACTTCTTGCGAGCTGCCAATCCTGTTGACTTCCTCTCCAAGGCCAGCGAA ATCTCAATAGATGATGAAGAGTTGGCACAGCACCCAGCTACAACTGAAGATATTCGAGCATGCTGTCAGGACATCAAAGTGCTGGGGCGAAAGGAACTTAG GTCTCTGCTGAATTGGAGAACAAAACTTCGGAGACATGTGGCCAGGAAGCTAAAAGAACAAGCAAAGGCACTGGACATCAG CCTCAgctcagaagaagaagaaggtgatgAAGAAGAGTCAGTAGCAGAGACAAAGCAGGcttcagaggaagaagaggagaaagaggaggaagagcagcttAACCGGACTCTCGCAGAGATGAAAGCCCAAGAAGTGGCAGAACTAAAGAG gaagaagaagaaattgctTCGTGAGCAGAGGAAGCAGCGGGAGCGTGTAGAGCTGAAGATGGATCTGCCTGGGGTTTCTATTGCAGACGAGGGGGAGACAGGCATGTTCTCCCTGTGTACCATCCGTGGTCAGCAG TTGTTAGAGAAAGTAACACAAGGAGACATGAACGCTGCAGACACCTTTCTATCTGACCTGCCAAGGGATGACATCTATGTGTCAGATGccgaggatgatgatgatgatacttCTCTGGAAAGTGACCTGGATCCAGAAGAGTTGGCAGGAGTCAGGGCACACTCGGATCTGAAGGAACGGAAATG CTTGCGGTTTGCTCAAGTAGATGAcaataaagaggaagaagaaggagagaatccATTGCTGGTACCACTAGAAGAAAAGGCGGTGCTGCAGGAAGAGCAGGCTAGCTTGTGGTTCTCCAAG GATGGCTTCAGTGGGATGGAGGATGACGCTGACGAAGCCCTGGAGATCAGTCAGGCACAGCTGCTGTACAAGAGCCGTCGGAAGGAGCAGCAGCCAGCAGATCCACCTCCACTCTCCACTAACTTGAAGACTGAGAAGAAATCTTCCCAGTGCCAGAATGACGTCCCTAAGGAGACAGAGGCCGTTTTGGGGACAGAAGCTGTCACTGACCctggaggggaggacagagacaaCAGCTCAGATAGTGACAGCAGCAGTAGTGAGGATGAAGATAG TTGGAAAGTATCCCGTGGTGTGAAGCGAAGCCGTGGTTCTAAGGCAGATGAGGATGGGTTTGAGGTAGTGCCTATTGAGGATCCAG GGAAATATCGAATTCTGGACCCCGAAGGCCTTGCTCTAGGTGCTGTTATTGCCTCTTCcaaaaaggcaaagagagacCTCATCGATAACTCGTTTAACCG GTATGCTTTTaatgaagaggagggagaactTCCAGAATGGTTTGTGCAGGAAGAGAAGCAGCATCGGATATGCCAGCTGCCTATTGATAAGAAGGAGGTGGAACACTACCGGAAACGCTGGCGAGAAATCAATGCACGGCCCATCAAGAAAGTAGCTGAGGCCAAGGCCAGAAAGAAACGGAGG ATGCTGAAGAAGCTGGAGCAGACCAAAAAGAAGGCAGAAGCTGTGGTGAACACAGTGGACATTTCAGAACGAGAAAAGGTGGCACAGCTGCGAAG tcTCTACAAGAAGGCTGGACTTGGCAAGGAGAAACGCCAGGTCACCTATGTTGTAGCCAAAAAAGGTGTAGGCCGTAAGGTCCGGAGGCCAGCTGGGGTCAGAGGTCATTTCAAGGTAGTGGACTCTCGGATGAAGAAGGACCAGAGAGCACAACAAcgaaaggaacagaagaaaaaacaCAAGCGGAAGTGA
- the Psmc5 gene encoding 26S proteasome regulatory subunit 8, with translation MPAVPAERGKMALDGPEQMELEEGKAGSGLRQYYLSKIEELQLIVNDKSQNLRRLQAQRNELNAKVRLLREELQLLQEQGSYVGEVVRAMDKKKVLVKVHPEGKFVVDVDKNIDINDVTPNCRVALRNDSYTLHKILPNKVDPLVSLMMVEKVPDSTYEMIGGLDKQIKEIKEVIELPVKHPELFEALGIAQPKGVLLYGPPGTGKTLLARAVAHHTDCTFIRVSGSELVQKFIGEGARMVRELFVMAREHAPSIIFMDEIDSIGSSRLEGGSGGDSEVQRTMLELLNQLDGFEATKNIKVIMATNRIDILDSALLRPGRIDRKIEFPPPNEEARLDILKIHSRKMNLTRGINLRKIAELMPGASGAEVKGVCTEAGMYALRERRVHVTQEDFEMAVAKVMQKDSEKNMSIKKLWK, from the exons ATGCCGGCGGTCCCTGCCGAAAGAGGGAAGATGGCGCTTGATGGGCCAGAGCAG ATGGAACTGGAAGAGGGGAAGGCCGGCAGTGGACTCCGTCAGTATTACCTGTCCAAGATTGAAGAGCTCCAA TTGATTGTAAATGATAAGAGCCAGAATCTCCGGAGATTGCAGGCACAGAGGAATGAGCTGAACGCAAAAG ttcgCCTGTTGCGGGAGGAGCTGCAGCTGTTGCAGGAACAGGGCTCCTATGTTGGAGAAGTCGTGAGGGCCATGGATAAGAAAAAAGTGTTGGTCAAG GTCCATCCTGAGGGCAAGTTTGTTGTTGATGTAGACAAGAACATCGATATCAATGAT GTGACACCCAATTGTCGGGTTGCTCTAAGAAATGACAGCTACACTCTGCATAAGATCCTACCTAACAAGGTGGACCCTTTGGTGTCACTAATGATGGTGGAAAAGGTGCCAGACTCAACTTATGAGATGATTGGCGGGCTGGACAAGCAGATCAAGGAGATCAAAGAAGTGATCGAGCTGCCTGTGAAGCACCCTGAGCTCTTTGAAGCACTGGGCATTGCACAGCCAAAG GGAGTCCTGCTGTATGGACCCCCAGGCACTGGGAAGACATTGTTGGCCCGTGCTGTGGCTCATCATACGGACTGTACCTTTATTCGCGTCTCTGGCTCTGAACTGGTACAGAAATTCATTGGGGAAG GGGCAAGAATGGTGAGGGAACTGTTTGTCATGGCCCGAGAACATGCTCCATCCATCATCTTCATGGACGAGATTGACTCCATTGGCTCTTCACGGCTGGAGGGAGGCTCTGGAGGTGACAGTGAAGTACAGCGCACAATGCTGGAACTGCTCAACCAGCTGGATGGCTTTGAGGCCACCAAGAATATCAAG GTTATCATGGCTACCAATAGGATTGATATCCTGGACTCTGCCCTGCTTCGTCCTGGGAGGATTGACAGAAAAATTGAATTTCCACCCCCCAATGAGGAG GCCCGGCTGGACATTTTGAAAATCCACTCTCGGAAAATGAACTTGACCAGGGGGATCAACCTGAGAAAAATTGCTGAGTTGATGCCTGGAGCTTCGGGGGCTGAAGTAAAG GGTGTGTGCACAGAAGCTGGCATGTACGCTCTGCGGGAACGGCGTGTCCACGTTACTCAGGAGGACTTTGAGATGGCGGTGGCCAAG gTCATGCAAAAGGATAGTGAGAAAAATATGTCCATCAAGAAGCTATGGAAGTGA
- the Smarcd2 gene encoding SWI/SNF-related matrix-associated actin-dependent regulator of chromatin subfamily D member 2 isoform X1, with translation MSGRGAGGFPLPPLSPGGGAVAAALGAPPPPAGPGMLPNPALRGPGPSGGMGVPGAAAFRPMGPAGPAAQYQRPGMSPGSRMPMAGLQVGPPAGSPFGTAAPLRPGMPPTMMDPFRKRLLVPQAQPPMPAQRRGLKRRKMADKVLPQRIRELVPESQAYMDLLAFERKLDQTIARKRMEIQEAIKKPLTQKRKLRIYISNTFSPSKADGDNAGTAGTPGGTPAADKVASWELRVEGKLLDDPSKQKRKFSSFFKSLVIELDKELYGPDNHLVEWHRMPTTQETDGFQVKRPGDLNVKCTLLLMLDHQPPQYKLDPRLARLLGVHTQTRAAIMQALWLYIKHNQLQDGHEREYINCNRYFRQIFSCGRLRFSEIPMKLAGLLQHPDPIVINHVISVDPNDQKKTACYDIDVEVDDPLKAQMSNFLASTTNQQEIASLDVKIHETIESINQLKTQRDFMLSFSTEPQDFIQEWLRSQRRDLKIITDVIGNPEEERRAAFYHQPWAQEAVGRHIFAKVQQRRQELEQVLGIRLT, from the exons ATGTCGGGCCGCGGCGCGGGCGGGTTCCCGCTGCCCCCGCTGAGCCCTGGCGGCGGCGCCGTTGCCGCGGCCCTTGGTGCGCCGCCGCCGCCTGCGGGACCCGGAATGCTGCCCAACCCGGCGCTCAGGGGCCCGGGGCCTTCTGGAGGCATGGGGGTCCCGGGGGCCGCCGCCTTCCGCCCCATGGGCCCCGCGGGCCCCGCGGCGCAGTACCAG CGACCTGGCATGTCACCAGGAAGCAGGATGCCCATGGCTGGCTTGCAGGTGGGACCTCCAGCCGGTTCCCCATTTGGCACAGCTGCTCCGCTTCGACCTGGCATGCCACCTACCATGATGGATCCATTCCGAAAACGCCTGCTTGTGCCTCAGGCCCAGCCCCCAATGCCTGCCCAGCGCCGAGG GttaaagaggaggaagatggcagATAAGGTTCTACCTCAGCGA ATCCGGGAGCTTGTCCCAGAGTCTCAGGCATACATGGATCTTTTAGCTTTCGAGAGGAAGCTGGACCAGACCATCGCTCGCAAGCGGATGGAGATCCAAGAGGCCATCAAGAAGCCTCTGACG CAAAAGCGAAAACTTCGGATCTATATTTCTAATACATTCAGCCCCAGCAAGGCAGATGGAGATAATGCAGGAACAGCAGGGACCCCTGGGGGAACCCCAGCAGCAGACAAGGTGGCCTCCTGGGAGCTTCGAGTAGAGGGAAAACTTCTGGATGAT CCTAGCAAACAGAAGAGGAAGTTCTCATCATTCTTTAAGAGCCTTGTTATTGAGTTGGACAAGGAACTGTATGGGCCTGACAACCATCTGGTGGAG TGGCATCGGATGCCCACCACGCAGGAAACAGATGGCTTCCAGGTGAAACGGCCAGGAGATCTCAATGTCAAGTGCACCCTTCTGCTCATGCTGGATCATCAG CCACCACAGTATAAACTGGACCCCCGCCTGGCGAGGCTGCTGGGCGTGCACACACAGACCAGGGCAGCCATCATGCAGGCCCTGTGGCTTTACATCAAACACAACCAGCTGCAGGACGGCCATGAGCGGGAGTACATCAACTGCAATCGCTACTTCCGCCAG ATCTTCAGCTGTGGCCGACTCCGTTTCTCCGAGATTCCCATGAAGCTGGCTGGATTGCTGCAGCATCCAGACCCCATTGTTATTAATCATGTCATTAG TGTGGATCCTAATGACCAAAAGAAGACAGCCTGCTATGACATTGATGTAGAGGTTGATGACCCACTGAAGGCCCAGATGAGCAACTTCCTAGCCTCTACCACCAACCAGCAGGAGATTGCCTCTCTTGACGTCAAG ATCCATGAGACCATTGAGTCCATCAACCAGCTAAAGACCCAGAGGGATTTCATGCTCAGCTTTAGCACTGAGCCCCAGGACTTCATCCAGGAATGGCTCCGCTCTCAACGCCGAGACCTCAAG ATCATCACAGATGTGATTGGAAACCCTGAGGAGGAGAGACGAGCTGCTTTCTACCACCAGCCCTGGGCTCAGGAAGCAGTGGGGAGGCACATCTTTGCCAAG GTGCAACAGCGAAGGCAGGAACTGgaacaggtgctgggaatccgcCTGACCTAA
- the Smarcd2 gene encoding SWI/SNF-related matrix-associated actin-dependent regulator of chromatin subfamily D member 2 isoform X2: MSPGSRMPMAGLQVGPPAGSPFGTAAPLRPGMPPTMMDPFRKRLLVPQAQPPMPAQRRGLKRRKMADKVLPQRIRELVPESQAYMDLLAFERKLDQTIARKRMEIQEAIKKPLTQKRKLRIYISNTFSPSKADGDNAGTAGTPGGTPAADKVASWELRVEGKLLDDPSKQKRKFSSFFKSLVIELDKELYGPDNHLVEWHRMPTTQETDGFQVKRPGDLNVKCTLLLMLDHQPPQYKLDPRLARLLGVHTQTRAAIMQALWLYIKHNQLQDGHEREYINCNRYFRQIFSCGRLRFSEIPMKLAGLLQHPDPIVINHVISVDPNDQKKTACYDIDVEVDDPLKAQMSNFLASTTNQQEIASLDVKIHETIESINQLKTQRDFMLSFSTEPQDFIQEWLRSQRRDLKIITDVIGNPEEERRAAFYHQPWAQEAVGRHIFAKVQQRRQELEQVLGIRLT, translated from the exons ATGTCACCAGGAAGCAGGATGCCCATGGCTGGCTTGCAGGTGGGACCTCCAGCCGGTTCCCCATTTGGCACAGCTGCTCCGCTTCGACCTGGCATGCCACCTACCATGATGGATCCATTCCGAAAACGCCTGCTTGTGCCTCAGGCCCAGCCCCCAATGCCTGCCCAGCGCCGAGG GttaaagaggaggaagatggcagATAAGGTTCTACCTCAGCGA ATCCGGGAGCTTGTCCCAGAGTCTCAGGCATACATGGATCTTTTAGCTTTCGAGAGGAAGCTGGACCAGACCATCGCTCGCAAGCGGATGGAGATCCAAGAGGCCATCAAGAAGCCTCTGACG CAAAAGCGAAAACTTCGGATCTATATTTCTAATACATTCAGCCCCAGCAAGGCAGATGGAGATAATGCAGGAACAGCAGGGACCCCTGGGGGAACCCCAGCAGCAGACAAGGTGGCCTCCTGGGAGCTTCGAGTAGAGGGAAAACTTCTGGATGAT CCTAGCAAACAGAAGAGGAAGTTCTCATCATTCTTTAAGAGCCTTGTTATTGAGTTGGACAAGGAACTGTATGGGCCTGACAACCATCTGGTGGAG TGGCATCGGATGCCCACCACGCAGGAAACAGATGGCTTCCAGGTGAAACGGCCAGGAGATCTCAATGTCAAGTGCACCCTTCTGCTCATGCTGGATCATCAG CCACCACAGTATAAACTGGACCCCCGCCTGGCGAGGCTGCTGGGCGTGCACACACAGACCAGGGCAGCCATCATGCAGGCCCTGTGGCTTTACATCAAACACAACCAGCTGCAGGACGGCCATGAGCGGGAGTACATCAACTGCAATCGCTACTTCCGCCAG ATCTTCAGCTGTGGCCGACTCCGTTTCTCCGAGATTCCCATGAAGCTGGCTGGATTGCTGCAGCATCCAGACCCCATTGTTATTAATCATGTCATTAG TGTGGATCCTAATGACCAAAAGAAGACAGCCTGCTATGACATTGATGTAGAGGTTGATGACCCACTGAAGGCCCAGATGAGCAACTTCCTAGCCTCTACCACCAACCAGCAGGAGATTGCCTCTCTTGACGTCAAG ATCCATGAGACCATTGAGTCCATCAACCAGCTAAAGACCCAGAGGGATTTCATGCTCAGCTTTAGCACTGAGCCCCAGGACTTCATCCAGGAATGGCTCCGCTCTCAACGCCGAGACCTCAAG ATCATCACAGATGTGATTGGAAACCCTGAGGAGGAGAGACGAGCTGCTTTCTACCACCAGCCCTGGGCTCAGGAAGCAGTGGGGAGGCACATCTTTGCCAAG GTGCAACAGCGAAGGCAGGAACTGgaacaggtgctgggaatccgcCTGACCTAA